The Sporosarcina luteola genome contains a region encoding:
- a CDS encoding YebC/PmpR family DNA-binding transcriptional regulator yields MAGHSKWKNIQNRKGAQDAKRGKIFQKMSRELYVAAKSGGGDPEMNPALRLAIEKSKGFNVPNDVIKRAIDKATGTGADENYEEVVYEGYGPGGVAVLVQCLTENRNRTGPNIRVAFNKNGGSLGESGSVGYLFNRKGRLFVERTEETDEEAIMLAALEAGAEDIESTEDGFEIITEPSSFMEVKESLEAEGLEFISAEVDMIPTIYTELQGENADQFEKMIEALEDDDDVQNIYHNASE; encoded by the coding sequence ATGGCTGGCCATTCAAAGTGGAAAAATATCCAGAACCGTAAAGGGGCGCAAGACGCAAAACGAGGTAAAATCTTTCAAAAGATGTCAAGGGAACTATATGTAGCGGCGAAATCAGGTGGCGGAGATCCTGAAATGAATCCCGCGCTCCGTCTAGCAATCGAGAAATCGAAAGGCTTCAACGTCCCAAATGATGTCATAAAGAGAGCAATCGATAAAGCGACCGGTACAGGTGCGGATGAAAACTATGAAGAAGTCGTCTATGAAGGATATGGACCTGGAGGAGTAGCGGTTCTTGTACAATGTCTGACAGAGAATCGAAACAGGACAGGGCCGAATATCCGTGTAGCTTTCAATAAAAACGGCGGCAGTTTAGGGGAAAGCGGTTCAGTTGGCTATCTTTTCAATCGTAAGGGACGTCTGTTCGTTGAGCGTACAGAGGAAACCGATGAAGAAGCGATTATGCTAGCTGCGCTTGAAGCGGGAGCTGAGGATATAGAGTCAACGGAAGACGGCTTCGAAATTATTACAGAACCCTCGAGCTTCATGGAAGTGAAGGAATCCCTTGAAGCTGAAGGACTTGAATTTATTTCAGCAGAAGTTGACATGATTCCAACAATCTATACAGAATTACAAGGTGAAAACGCCGACCAATTCGAAAAAATGATTGAGGCATTGGAAGACGATGATGACGTACAAAACATCTATCATAACGCAAGTGAATGA
- the ruvA gene encoding Holliday junction branch migration protein RuvA, whose amino-acid sequence MYDYIKGIITRVTPEYITLEQDGIGWQIMTPNPYAFHQTDEIQQVFTYLHVREDVQWLLGFKSLEQRELFKKLITVSGIGPKGALAILASGIPSQVIGAIEREDEAFLVQFPGVGKKTARQMILDLKGKLGDLFTEIEMPDTDVTLLSMAENGALEEAILALQALGYSQRELAKVKTDMQKEELDTEGYMKLALRLLLKHK is encoded by the coding sequence TTGTACGATTATATTAAAGGAATAATTACACGGGTGACACCCGAATACATAACGCTTGAACAAGACGGCATCGGTTGGCAGATAATGACACCAAATCCATATGCCTTTCATCAGACGGATGAGATCCAGCAAGTGTTCACATATTTGCACGTCCGTGAAGATGTGCAATGGCTCCTCGGATTCAAGTCACTTGAACAGCGCGAACTGTTCAAGAAGCTCATCACTGTTTCCGGAATTGGTCCGAAAGGCGCGCTCGCCATATTGGCTAGCGGCATCCCTTCACAAGTTATTGGCGCAATCGAAAGGGAAGACGAAGCTTTTCTCGTACAGTTCCCGGGAGTCGGAAAGAAGACGGCTCGTCAAATGATCCTAGATTTAAAAGGAAAGCTGGGAGATTTATTCACAGAAATCGAAATGCCTGATACGGATGTAACATTACTTTCCATGGCTGAAAACGGCGCATTGGAAGAAGCGATCCTCGCCTTGCAGGCACTTGGTTATTCGCAGCGTGAATTGGCGAAAGTGAAAACGGACATGCAGAAGGAAGAGTTGGATACGGAAGGCTATATGAAGCTCGCATTACGTTTGCTTCTAAAACATAAATAA
- the ruvB gene encoding Holliday junction branch migration DNA helicase RuvB — protein sequence MERVISSEQSNYDDSFEQSLRPQTLQQYIGQETVKDNLGIFIQAAKGRSESLDHVLLYGPPGLGKTTLATVIANEMGVNVKMTSGPAIERPGDLAAVVSSLEPGDVLFIDEIHRLNRSIEEVLYPAMEDFCLDIVVGKGPSAKSIRLDLPPFTLIGATTRAGSLSAPLRDRFGVPLRLEYYGEGPLKEIVIRSANLFDVSIDANAAVEIARRSRGTPRIANRLLRRVRDYAQVRGDGSITMDIAKEALEMLQVDSHGLDHIDHKLLISMIERFRGGPVGIDTIAASIGEESITIEDVYEPYLLQIGFLQRTPRGRIATRLAYDHFGYAVPDMLS from the coding sequence ATGGAACGGGTCATTTCAAGTGAACAATCCAATTACGACGACAGTTTTGAACAATCTTTGCGGCCCCAGACGTTGCAGCAATACATTGGACAGGAGACCGTGAAGGATAATCTCGGCATTTTTATCCAAGCCGCAAAAGGCAGGAGTGAAAGCCTTGACCATGTCCTATTATACGGTCCGCCTGGTCTAGGGAAAACGACGCTGGCGACCGTTATCGCAAATGAAATGGGCGTCAATGTAAAGATGACGAGCGGCCCGGCAATTGAAAGGCCAGGAGATCTGGCTGCCGTCGTTTCATCTTTGGAACCGGGCGATGTCTTGTTCATAGATGAAATCCATCGGTTAAATCGATCGATTGAGGAAGTGCTCTATCCCGCGATGGAAGACTTTTGTCTAGATATCGTTGTCGGAAAAGGTCCTTCCGCAAAATCGATACGTCTCGACCTTCCGCCTTTTACGTTGATCGGAGCGACAACGAGGGCGGGTTCTTTATCCGCTCCGCTCCGTGACCGTTTTGGCGTGCCGCTCCGCCTTGAATATTACGGCGAAGGCCCGTTGAAAGAAATCGTCATCAGAAGCGCCAATCTATTTGATGTCAGCATAGATGCAAATGCGGCGGTTGAAATCGCAAGGCGCTCGAGAGGAACGCCGAGGATTGCGAATCGCCTCCTGCGCCGGGTGCGGGATTACGCCCAAGTGCGAGGAGACGGCAGCATCACAATGGATATCGCAAAAGAAGCGCTCGAAATGCTGCAAGTCGATTCACACGGTCTCGATCATATCGACCATAAACTGCTCATCAGCATGATCGAACGGTTCCGAGGCGGTCCGGTCGGGATTGATACGATCGCCGCAAGCATTGGGGAAGAATCGATAACAATCGAGGACGTTTACGAACCTTACTTGCTGCAAATCGGTTTCCTCCAAAGGACCCCGCGCGGCAGGATTGCTACGCGTCTTGCTTATGACCACTTCGGTTATGCTGTGCCTGACATGCTTTCGTAG
- the queA gene encoding tRNA preQ1(34) S-adenosylmethionine ribosyltransferase-isomerase QueA: MDVNDFDFELPESLIAQTPLADRTASRLMVLDKVTGDVKHRQFRQIVDELQKGDVIVLNDTRVLPARLIGTKEDTGASIEVLLLKETGSNEWETLVKPAKRVKVGTVVTFGDGRLEAECTEILEQGGRIFKFRYEGIFYEILESLGQMPLPPYITETLDDQSRYQTVFAKERGSAAAPTAGLHFTEEILQEIKDKGVGVEFITLHVGLGTFRPVSVDVIEEHTMHSEYYQVTEQAATAINEAKARGGNVIAVGTTSARTLETIASQNDGKIIPTSGWTSIFIYPGYRFSILDGMLTNFHLPKSTLIMLISALASREHVLAAYKEAVQEKYRFFSFGDAMFIKPNAK, from the coding sequence ATGGATGTAAATGATTTTGATTTTGAATTGCCGGAAAGTCTCATTGCTCAAACGCCCCTCGCAGACCGGACTGCGAGCAGATTGATGGTTTTGGATAAAGTGACGGGCGACGTAAAGCATCGTCAGTTCCGTCAAATTGTGGATGAACTGCAGAAAGGTGACGTCATCGTCCTGAACGATACACGAGTTCTGCCTGCCCGCTTGATTGGTACAAAAGAAGATACAGGCGCGTCGATAGAAGTGCTTCTGCTGAAGGAGACGGGCTCGAACGAATGGGAGACGCTCGTAAAGCCTGCGAAGCGAGTGAAGGTAGGAACTGTCGTAACATTCGGGGATGGCAGGCTGGAAGCGGAATGCACTGAAATCCTGGAGCAAGGCGGTAGGATCTTCAAATTCCGCTATGAAGGCATTTTCTATGAAATACTCGAGTCCCTCGGACAGATGCCACTTCCTCCGTACATTACAGAGACGCTTGACGATCAATCGCGTTATCAGACTGTCTTTGCAAAAGAGAGAGGTTCGGCCGCAGCACCTACTGCTGGACTTCATTTCACTGAAGAAATCCTTCAGGAAATCAAAGACAAAGGTGTCGGTGTCGAATTTATCACCCTGCATGTCGGCTTAGGAACATTCCGACCGGTCAGCGTAGATGTAATCGAAGAGCACACGATGCATTCAGAGTATTACCAAGTGACCGAACAGGCTGCGACAGCAATCAATGAAGCAAAAGCGAGAGGCGGCAACGTCATTGCGGTCGGAACGACTTCTGCGCGGACGCTTGAGACGATCGCTTCGCAAAATGACGGGAAAATTATTCCGACGAGCGGTTGGACATCGATCTTCATCTATCCCGGGTATCGTTTCAGCATTCTCGACGGCATGTTGACAAATTTCCACTTGCCGAAATCGACATTGATCATGCTAATTTCAGCGCTGGCTTCACGCGAGCATGTACTAGCCGCCTATAAGGAAGCAGTACAGGAGAAATATCGCTTCTTCAGTTTTGGAGATGCGATGTTCATCAAGCCAAATGCAAAGTAA
- the tgt gene encoding tRNA guanosine(34) transglycosylase Tgt: MAAITYEHIKTCKQTGARLGIVHTPHGSFETPAFMPVGTQATVKTMSPEELKEMGAGIILGNTYHLWLRPGHDIIKEAGGLHKFMNWDRPILTDSGGFQVFSLSEFRKIEEEGVHFRHHLNGSKLFLSPEKAMEIQNDLGSDIMMAFDECPPYPATFEYMKASVERTSRWAERCLKAHARPEDQGLFGIVQGGEFEELRKQSAKDLISLDFPGYAIGGLSVGEPKDVMNRALEFTTPLLPENKPRYLMGVGSPDSLIDGAIRGVDMFDCVLPTRIARNGTLMTSEGRLVVKNAKYERDFGPLDPNCDCYTCKNYSRAYIRHLVRANETFGIRLTSYHNLYFLLRLMEQIREAIRNDRLGDFREEFFEQYGFNKPNAKNF, from the coding sequence ATGGCAGCAATTACTTACGAACATATTAAAACATGCAAGCAGACTGGAGCGCGGCTCGGCATCGTCCATACGCCGCATGGTTCATTCGAAACACCGGCATTCATGCCTGTCGGGACACAGGCGACGGTAAAGACAATGTCTCCTGAGGAATTAAAGGAGATGGGCGCAGGAATCATCCTTGGCAACACCTATCACCTTTGGCTCCGTCCGGGACATGACATTATTAAAGAAGCGGGCGGTCTCCATAAATTCATGAACTGGGATCGGCCGATTTTGACGGACTCAGGTGGGTTCCAAGTATTTTCACTAAGTGAATTCCGGAAGATCGAAGAGGAAGGCGTCCATTTCCGCCATCATTTAAACGGAAGCAAGCTTTTCCTCAGCCCTGAAAAAGCGATGGAAATCCAAAATGACCTCGGTTCGGACATTATGATGGCTTTCGATGAATGTCCTCCGTATCCTGCTACATTCGAATATATGAAAGCGAGTGTGGAGAGAACGTCCAGATGGGCGGAGCGCTGTCTAAAAGCGCATGCGCGTCCAGAGGATCAAGGGCTTTTCGGAATCGTGCAAGGAGGAGAGTTCGAGGAGCTTCGAAAACAGAGTGCGAAAGACCTGATTTCACTCGACTTCCCCGGATATGCAATCGGTGGATTATCTGTCGGTGAGCCGAAAGATGTCATGAACCGTGCTCTTGAATTTACGACTCCTTTATTGCCGGAAAACAAACCGCGCTACTTGATGGGCGTCGGCTCGCCCGATTCCTTGATCGACGGGGCAATCCGCGGGGTGGATATGTTTGACTGTGTATTGCCAACCCGAATTGCAAGGAACGGTACGTTGATGACGAGCGAAGGCCGTCTCGTCGTGAAAAATGCAAAATACGAGCGAGATTTCGGCCCGTTGGATCCGAATTGCGATTGCTATACGTGCAAAAACTATAGCCGGGCATATATCCGCCATTTGGTCCGTGCAAATGAAACGTTCGGCATCCGGTTGACATCCTATCACAATCTGTACTTCCTGCTGCGTTTGATGGAGCAGATCAGGGAAGCGATCCGCAACGACCGGCTCGGCGATTTCCGGGAAGAATTTTTTGAACAATACGGATTTAACAAACCAAATGCAAAAAACTTTTGA
- the yajC gene encoding preprotein translocase subunit YajC, translated as MNGDMLGTLLPIIAMFAIMWFLLIRPAQKRQKQTKSMQESLKRGDKVITIGGLHGVIDAVDDTSVFLKVADGTTLQFDRQAVGRVVDAS; from the coding sequence ATGAATGGTGATATGTTAGGTACGTTGCTTCCGATTATTGCAATGTTCGCAATCATGTGGTTCTTATTGATTCGACCTGCACAAAAAAGGCAAAAACAGACAAAGTCAATGCAAGAGAGTTTGAAGCGTGGCGATAAAGTCATTACAATCGGCGGTCTTCACGGCGTGATCGATGCTGTTGACGACACTTCCGTATTTTTGAAAGTCGCAGACGGCACAACTTTGCAATTCGATAGACAAGCTGTCGGTCGCGTTGTCGATGCATCTTAA
- a CDS encoding DUF421 domain-containing protein, which translates to MNDFIIIGFRTIFLYVFILIILRMMGKREVGELSVIDIVVFVIMAEVVAVALESPDKKLSHSIFPVLLLLGIQLLTSFLSLKSKKFRDVVDGDPTLIIEDGVIQEEEMRKQRYNLDDLFQQLREQQIGSIKDVSYAYLEPSGNLSVFTHENTQPVLALISDGVIQSRHVKMVGKSEDWLVQELKEQGVIDVGQVFYCSLEKGKLHFQLKKGFQ; encoded by the coding sequence ATGAATGATTTCATAATCATCGGTTTCAGGACGATTTTCTTATATGTGTTCATTCTCATCATTCTCCGGATGATGGGAAAGCGGGAAGTTGGCGAATTGAGTGTCATCGATATTGTTGTATTTGTCATCATGGCGGAAGTCGTAGCGGTTGCATTGGAATCACCCGATAAGAAGTTGAGCCACTCAATCTTCCCGGTGCTTCTTCTGCTAGGCATCCAATTGCTCACTTCATTCCTATCTTTAAAGAGTAAAAAATTCCGGGATGTCGTCGATGGAGACCCTACGTTGATCATAGAAGATGGAGTGATCCAAGAAGAAGAAATGAGAAAGCAAAGATACAATTTGGATGATTTGTTCCAGCAGCTTCGTGAGCAGCAAATCGGATCCATAAAAGATGTCTCCTATGCCTATCTGGAGCCTTCAGGAAATTTGTCAGTTTTCACACACGAAAACACCCAGCCGGTTCTTGCCCTCATTTCAGATGGAGTCATCCAAAGCCGCCACGTCAAAATGGTCGGTAAATCGGAGGATTGGCTCGTTCAAGAGTTGAAAGAGCAAGGTGTGATTGACGTGGGACAAGTTTTTTATTGTTCCTTAGAAAAAGGGAAACTGCACTTCCAGTTAAAGAAAGGCTTTCAGTAA